The Spirochaetota bacterium DNA window GCAACGCCACGGCGGTGAGTCTCGTCCTTTTCGCAGCGGACAACGGCATGACCGAGGAGATTGCCTTCGATCCGCTCAGGAACAGGACCGGCGATATATGGCATATCTGGGCGGAGGGGATACGCGAAGGCCAGCTCTACGGCTACCGGATTGACGGGCCGTATGACCCAGAGCGGGGCTTTCGCTTCAACAGGAACAAGCTGGTGCTCGACCCCTACGCGCGCAGCGTGAGCGGCAACTTCAAATGGGACCTTTCCGACGCCCGCGGATTCGACACCGCTCACCCCGTGCAGGACCTCTCCTATTCGACTGTAGACAGCGCCCCGGGGGCGCCCAAATGCGTCATCGTGAATACGGACTTCGACTGGTTCGACCGTCAACTGGGCACCCCGATGAAGGACACCGTGATTTACGAGCTTCACGTAAAGGGCTTCACCGCGCACACCTCGTCCAAAACGGATTACCCCGGCACCTTTCGCGGGCTCACGGATAAAATTCCCTATATGAAAGAATTGGGTGTGACCGCGGTGGAGCTCATGCCCATCCAGGAGTTCGACGAGGAAGAAAACGTAAACGTCAATCCCCGCACCGGCGAAAAGCTGAAAAACTACTGGGGCTACAGCACCATCTCGTTCTTCGCCCCGCGCGGCCGCTTCTCGCACAGCGGGCGCATGGGAGAACAGTACCAGGAATTCAAGGAGATGGTGTACGAATTCCACAAGGCGGGCATCGAGGTGATCCTGGATATCGTCTTCAACCATACCGCCGAGGGGGATCACCTTGGGCCCACCCTGTGCTTCCGCGGAATCGACAACACGGTGTATTACATGCTCCAGGAGAATCGCCGCTTCTATAAGAATCTCTCGGGCTGCGGCAACACCTTCAACTGCAACCATCCCTTCGTACGCGACTTCATCCTTGACTGCCTGCGCTACTGGGTGATCGAGATGCGGGTGGATGGCTTCAGGTTCGACCTGGCGTCCATCCTGGGACGCGACCAGGAGGGTAACATGCAGGCGAATCCTCCCCTCCTGGAGCGCATCGCCGAGGACCCGATCCTGCGTAACGCAAAAATCATAGCAGAGGCCTGGGACGCGGGAGGGGCCTACCAGGTTGGCGATTTCCCCGGGCGTTGGGCCGAATGGAACGGCAAGTACCGCGACGATGTGCGGCGCTTCTGGCGCGGGGAGTCCGGGAGCGCGGGCAGTTTCGCGACCAGGCTCATGGGAAGCCGCGACCTTTATTTCGGCAAGCAGAGTCCCCTGCACAGCGTGAATTTCATCACCTGCCATGACGGCTTCACCCTGAACGACCTGGTCTCCTACGCCCGGAAGCACAATAAGGAAAACGGGGAGGAAAACAGGGACGGGGAAAATTACAATATCTCGATGAACTTCGGGATAGAGGGAGCCGCGGCTACCCCGCTCGTCGAACGGTTGCGCGCCCGTCACGCGAAGAACCTGCTCGCCACCCTGTTTCTCTCACAGGGAGTGCCCATGCTCCTCGCGGGCGACGAATTCCGACGCACCCAGCGCGGCAACAACAACGCGTACTGCCAGGATAACGAGATCTCCTGGGTAGACTGGAGCGGCCCCCAGAGGCACGAGGGAATCGCCCGGTTCACGCGGCTTATCATGCGATTCCGCAGGGAGCACCCCCTGCTCCGCCGCGGCGACTTCTTCACCGGTGAAGCGTACGGAGGCCTCTCTTCGCCGGATGTCACCTGGCACGGGGTTAAAGCCTGGGAGCCGGACTGGAGCGACGACAGCCGGTTCACCGCGTGCATGCTGAACGGGGAATACGCGCGCCTTGAATCGGGCCGTTCGTGCCCCGATATCTACATGGCCTTCAACGCCTCGCTCTGCGGGCGGTTTACCCAAATCCCCCCTTCCCCCTCCGGCGCCCGGTGGCGGCGCGTGGTCGATACCTCGCTGCCCTCGCCCGCGGATATCCTGGAACCGGGGACAGGGCAGCCCCTGGAGGGAGACCGCTACTACGTGCAGCGCCTTTCCGTGCTCGTGCTGGTGGCCCCGTAAAGGAAAATGCGGCTCACTATTAGCCGTACGACGGCCGAAAAGATATACAGGCGGACCTTTTCAGGCGCGCCCGTTGCGTATTTTCTGCCGGGCGCTCCTCGTAAGGCTATATTATAAAGACATGAACATTGCACTGATTATCATCCTGCTCGTTATCCTCATCATCCTCGCGTGGGCGCTGTTCAGCACCGACGACCTCAAGGTCGAACGGGAAAAGCAGGAACAGCCCAGGTCCGATATTCTCCTGCGAAGACGCGCATCGGACAAGGAGATAGAGGAAAACTACCCGGAGGAACGAAAGTTCACGCGGCGCGCGACCGACCCCCCGGAATCCGCGCCGCGCACGGAAGTGGACGAGGAATTCAAGCTTCCCTATCCCACCGATGAAATCATAAACGAAAACTCGCGGTTCAGGGTATATCGGCGCACGCTCATGAACGCCGAAATCTACGCCAAGAAATCCGATTTCAACACCGCGGTCTCCCTCTACGAGGGTGTGAACGCGCGCATCAACGACCTCGAAACGAACCACAAGATCGAGGCGAACATCGAGTACCTGAAAAAGTACAGGGAAATGCTCGATACCCAGCGCAAGGAGAAGCTCGCCGAACCAGTTCAGCCGAAGCAGTCCCGCGAGCTCAGGATATCCCTGGACGGACCGCTCTCCATACCCGACCGGATACAGATAGGCCTCACCGCGCCCGCGGTTCAGCAGCCCGTGGTGATCGATATCAACGGCATCGCCGACCAGATCACGGCCAAGATCAGGAGCGAGATCGCGGCCGGGATGGAGAAGGAGTCCCAGGCGTCCCCCGTCCCCCTGGACGACGAGGCCTTCGACGCGTACCAGGCGAAGCTCGAGGAGCTCGAAAGCGCCGTCGAGGATCTCAAGACCAGGGAGCGCGCGCAGGAATCGATCTCGCGCCCGACGATTATCGAAGCGAAATACGAATCGCCCATCCCGGTCGTGCTGGACCCCAAACCCATACTCGACCTTCTGGAGCGCCTCCCTGCCGCCCGCGCAAGGTCCGACCGTGAAGCGCCCGTGGAGGATCGGCCCCGGCCCCGGCCGGAACCGGAGCGTCGCGAAGAGGCTCCCCGGCGGACGCCCCGGCCGGAGCGCAGCGAGGAGCCCGCCACCGTCCGTCCCGCGGAACAGACGCGTGAGGACCGTACCGAGACTCTCACCCGCAAGGAAGAGGACGACGAGGATGACTGGCTGCTGAAAAAGGACTACGACAAGGACGAGGCCTCCTCCGTCGACGAGCTTACCGACGAGGATATTTTCGCGAAAATCCTGGAGGACGACAGCGCCAAGAAGAAGCAGGACTACGAGATCCTGGGGGACAGTAAGGAAAAAGAGGAATCCTCCTACGATGTCGACGATCGGGCATTCACGATCCGCCAGCAGGAAGACGAGCGGTTCTACGAAAAGTTTCTCAAGAACACCAGGCGCAAGGCGCGCGAGCTTCCCGTTCTCAAGGTGAGCTACGATTTTTCGAAGCTCCCCGACGAGTTCAGTCTCGCCAGGGAAAAGAATATACTCGAGTATTCGTATTACAAGTACAAGCCCATGCTCGACCGCGCGAGCGAATTCATCCGCCGCCGCAAGGTGAAGGACGCCATCAATTATTACAAGGTGGTCATGTCCCAGAACATCCCGCCCGAATTCAGGTCGATGATCCGCAAGAATATCGGCGATCTCACGGAGTACCTCGAGAAGTTCCTCTCTACCGACTGAAAATTAACCTCCTCATCTCGTCCCATCCCCCTCTCTCCCGGTCCTTTGGTAAGGCATTTTCAGGAACCATTCTTTCCGGGCGGGTCAAATAAACAGGTACCCGGGAATAAAATTCTTGAAATGACTTGCTTTTCTACCGAATTTAATTATAATCAGTCCCATTTAGGAACTGCCCCCGGGGTACAAGACGTTCAGCCGCCCCGGGCAGCGCGGAGCCGTGTAACGGAGCCGCGGCGCAGCGGTGGCAGGATGAACGTGTGCTGAACGACTCCCAACGCGCAGGGTAAAGGGGCAGAATGGTTTCCACCCAGTTCAAAGTAGAAAGTTATATCGAAAAGTCCTTTATCACCGTTGAAGGGAAAAGAGACTCCAACAATTTCTACATAGTCAAGAACGGCAAGGCGAAGGTCATGAAGGAGAACCCCGTGGCCGGCGAGGACCCGTTTTCCATCCTGGGTCCGGGCGACTTCTTCGGGGTGATATCATGCATGAGCGGGCACGCGAGGATCGAAACCGCTGTCGCCCTTACCAACGTTTCGCTTATCTCGGTCGAGCGCGAGCAGTTCGGCATTCTCATCCAGAAGAACCCCGCCGTCGCGATGAAGATAATCCGTTTCTTCAGCAAGAAGCTCAGGGATTTCGACCAGGCCATCACGCATCTCACCTTCAAGACCACCGCGGAGGAGGACCCGGAACACCTGTTCAGCACCGGGGAGTACTATCTCAAGAAGCGGATACTCAACCATGCGACCTACGCGTTCCAGCGCTACATCCAGTACTGCCCCAACGGGCCCAACCGGGACAACGCCATCCAGCGCCTCAAGGCGTTGAAGGCGGCGCTCAAGGTCCCCGACAGCCCGCAGAACGGCGGGATGAACCGCAGCTACCGCGACAACACGATGATATTCTGCGAAAACGAGCCGGGAAACGAGCTCTATATCATACAGGCGGGAAAGGTAAAGATCACCAAGCTCGTCGACGAGGAAGTCCTTCTCGCGGTGCTCAAGCCGGGGGATATCTTTGGCGAAATGGCGCTGCTGGAGAATCGTCCCCGCAGCGCGTCGGCGATCACCTTTGGCGACGTGACACTTCTCGCGATCAACAAGGCCAATTTCGAAAACATGGTGCAGCAGCAGCCGCAGCTCGCCTCCAGGCTCATCCAGCTCCTCTCCGAGCGCATCTGGACGGCCTACCGCCAGCTCGAAAACCTTATGATCAAGGATCCGCTGGGGCGCATCTACGACACCCTGCTCATACAGATCGAGAAGCAGAAAATCAAGCTGCAGCCCAAAACCCCGCACAATTTTGAGTTCGGTCTCAAGGAGCTCTTTCACATGGTGGGCATTCCCCCCGAGAAAGCCGAGGCGCTCTCCGTACAGCTCCTGGAGGACAAGCACATCAGGCTCGAAGACGGCAAGATTCTCTGCTCCGACATGGAGGAGCTCGAGAAAAACGTCCAGTTCTATCGCAAGAAAGCCGTAATGGAAAAGAAACGTGAAGAGCGTAAGAATAGTTAAATATGCACTCCTTGCCCTGACATTACTGCTCGCCATCTCAGCAACCGGCATCTTCCTCGTTTACCGTTTCTACCCCAGGGAGAATATGCTCGTCCTCCTGAACGCGAAGGCCGAGGAGGCGCTCAAGTGCAAGGTCAGGATCGAGGGGCTCGATTACAGCCTGCGCGGCATCGTGCTGCGCGGCGTGACCGTGTACGACCCGGAAGGCCATTGCGGCGAGGTGCTCGTATCGGCGGAACGCCTAAGCCTGCGATTTTCCCTTTTCAGGCTCGCGCTCTACCGGCGGTTCGATCTCAACCATGTAAGCGCGGAGAAGCTCTTCCTGAACATCTGCTTCAAGGACGGCGTATCCAACCTTGAGCGCGTCGCCCGGGGACTCAAGAGCGACGAGACGTCGTCCATCACGACCACCATCGAATCGATCGCGCTCGAAAACGCACGCATAAGCCTCAAGAACCCGCCGCGCAAACTCAAACCGCTCGAGGGCGAATACGGCATCGATGCTTCCCTCGAGTTCCTGGAAAAAAACAGGCTGCGCTTTTACGATTGCAGCATAGTGCTTCCGGCGGGCCGCGGGATCGTAAAACCCGCGGTTACGCTCGCGCTGGACGGCGGGTTCGAGATAACGGGCGAAACCGGGCTCACGCAGTGCTCTCTGCTCTGGGTGTATACCTGGGGGAAAAACCTGTCCCTCCCCTTCCTCGACGTGACCGGACGGGTCACCGGACTCAAGATCACCGAGGCCGCGGTCGAGGGCTCATTGAAAGGCGTTTCCACGCTGGCGGGCGGAAAGCCCCTGGAGGTAAACGGGGGCTGCCGGGTGGATATAGCCGGCGAGACCGTGTCGCTGCTTAATATCGAGGCGCGGTTTCTCTCGACATCGTTGGTCGTGAACGATTTTCTTTTCAACTTCTCGGGCGACGTTTTACGCTTTAAAATCGGGGGGATCGATGCGCGCCTTGCCGAACTCCCCCTCGCGCTGAAACAGGCGCCCGCCGGGCTTTACGGAACGGTCCGCGGCGAGCTGGCCTTCAGCCAGGGACGCTACAGCGGCGTGATCGAGACCGACGCGGGCTATGACCCCCGGCGGCGGATCGTCAGGGATCTGAAATTCAGGGCGGTGATCGCGAACAGCGTCATCGAACCCACGCCCGCGACACTTCTCCTCTACGACCAGCCCGCGGAGCTCGTGGTATCGAGCACGGACGGGAATTTCAGGAAGATAAACCTTAATGTGAACATGCGGGAATTCGTCTACCCGGCGCAGGGGCAGGAAGACGCGGTCCCGCGCGGCACCGACGAAACGCCCCCGATCCGCCTGCCGCTGGAGATCCAGGGGCACATAGGCGCCGATTCGGTCCAGGTCGACAAGGTCGCCCTCACGAAGTGCTCGCTCGATTACCTCTTCACCGCGGGAAAGCTCGTCGCCGAAAATATCTCGGCGCAGATGTTCGGAGGGGAGATCAAGGGTAAGGGGGGGCTGGACCTCTCGATGGATAAGCCCTATGTTCACTTCAACGTGGGTTTTTCCGGGGTGAAAACCCAGAACGTGGGCCGGCTCACGGAGAACTTCCGCGACCGCGTGTTCGGGACCGCGTCCGGCAGTGTGGACCTCGCCTTCAGCGTACAGCCGGGCGTGCAGGTACTCGATTCCGTAATGGGGAAGATCGAGTTTTCCATAGACCGCGGGAAGCTGGTCAACACGGGAATACAGAACGGCCTTGGGGTCTGGCTCGAGGAGCTCAAGTACAAACTTACCGACCTGGAGTTCAACAAGGTGTACGGGAATTTAACCCTGTCGGGCAAGTCGTATCAGATCAATTCGTTCATGTTCAACTCGCAGGATGTACGCATAAAAATGGACGGGAGCTTTACGAGGGAACTCGAGGGCGATATGAAGATCGACCTGGAATTCACGACCACCTTCATCCAGGACCTTCCAAACCCCGCCACGCTCGCCCTGCTCTCGAAATACAAGCGCGACCGCTGGTACGTGATCCCCTTCCAGGTGAAGGGCAGCATCATCGAACCAAAAAACTACGTGCGTATATTCTAGCCCCGCCCGCGCCCCTGTTCTTTTCCCTGCAGCTCGCTCCTCACCTTGTTCATGAGTCCTCCCTTGGAGATGAGGTCCTGCATGAACGGCGGGAATGGTTTGGATTTATACGATTTCCCTTTCGTCCTGTTGAAGATTTCGCCCGAATCCAGGTCCACCTCTATGCGGTCGCCCGGGGCTATGTCGAGCGCCGCCTCGCGCGATTCGACGATGGGCAGCCCTATGTTGATGCTGTTGCGGTAGAAGATGCGCGCGAAGCTGTCGGCGATCACGCACGAGAGGTGCGCGGCCTTGATGGATATGGGGGCGTGCTCTCGGGACGATCCGCACCCGAAATTTTTCCCGGCGACGATAATATCGCCCTTAGCGATCTTTCGCATGAAGTCGGGATCGGCGTCCTCCATGCAGTGTTTCGCGAGCTCCACCGGATCGCTCGTGGTGAGATAGCGCGCCGGGATGATCTCGTCGGTATTGACGTCGTCGCCGAACTTCCACGCGTTTCCTGTCAGTTTCATGGCGTCCTCATTCCTGGGTTTATTGTAATTCGTCCGGGTGCGCGATCCTGCCGAGCACGGCCGACGCCGCGGCGACCGCGGGATTCGCGAGGTACACCTCGCTCTTGGGGTGCCCCATGCGTCCCACGAAATTCCTGTTGGTGGTAGCCACGCATTTCTCGCCTTCCGCGAGTATGCCCATGTGACCGCCCAGGCACGGACCGCAGGTGGGGGCGGAGACCACTCCCTGGGCGTCTATGAACACGTCGAACAGGCCTTCCTTCATTGCCTGCCGGTATATCTCCTGGGTCGCCGGGATCACGATGAGGCGCACATCCCTGTGCACCGTGCGCCCGCGGAGAACGGCTGCCGCCTCGCGCAGGTCCTCGATGCGCCCGTTGGTGCACGATCCTATCACGACCTGGTCTATGAGCACGCCGCTCTCGCGCGCCGGTTTCGTGTTCTCGGGAAGATGCGGGTAGGCCACGAGGGGCTCTATCCGGGACGCGTCGTATTCCCTCACCTCGGCATAATTCGCGAGTGGATCGCTTTCATACGCCTGGAAGCCGCAGGTGCTGCGGGATTTCACGTACTCGATCGTTTTCCCGTCGGCCGCGAAGATCCCGTTCTTGCCGCCGGCCTCGACGGCCATGTTCGCCATGGTGAGCCTGCCCTCGACCGAGAGCCCGGAGATCGCGTCGCCGGAGAATTCCATCGCCCGGTATAACGCACCATCAACACCTATGTCGCCGATAGTGTGCAGTATGAGGTCTTTCCCCGACACGTACGGACGGAGGGTCCCCTTGAAGACGAACATCATGGATTCGGGCACCTTAAACCAGGCCTTCCCGGTCGCCATGGCCGCGGCCATGTCCGTGGAACCTACCCCGGTTGAGAATGCCCCCAGCGCCCCGTAGGTGCAGGTATGCGAATCGGCACCCACAATGAGCATGCCCGGCCGCACCAGTCCCAGCTCCGGCAGAAGGGCGTGCTCTACCCCCACGCGTCCCACGTCGTAGAAATGGAGTATCCCCTGGGCGCGCGCGAAATCCCTGAGCACCTTCACCTGCTGGGCGGACTGAATGTCCTTGTTGGGCGTGAAGTGGTCGGGGATGAGCGCGATCTTCCCGGGGTCGAACACCCTGTCGATGCCCAGCTCGTTGAACTCCTTTATCGCGATGGGCGCCGTGATGTCGTTGCCAAGCACGAGATCCACCGACGCCTCGATGAGATCGCCCGGCTCCACCCGGTCACGGCCGCAATGCGCCGCAAGAATCTTTTCAGTGATGGTCATTGCCATAATCTACCTCGTGCACGAACATTCGATGAGGTGCGTCCGGAAGGGACAAGCGCCAGTGGTACAAAAGCGGGAGGAAAAAATCAAGTGAGTTTTACCGATTATATCTTTTTCCGGCGCAGGCCCAGGACCTCGGACACGGCGCGGAAAAGGTCGTCCAGTCCAAAGGGCTTTACGAGCACCCGGTCCACCAGGCCCTCGTCGGCGGCGCCCAGGACCATGTGGTTTCCCGAAATGAGAATGACCCGCGGCCTGGTATCGTTGAAGGCAAGTCCGCCCAGTACGTTCCAGCCGTTGATATCGGGCATCTGAATGTCCAGGAGGAGAAGCTCCACCTCGTTGGCCGCGAGATACTCGAGCGCCTGTGTGCCGCTGTAGAGGGATACGGCGTCGGCGCCCTTGGACGCGAGCGCCCGGGTGAGAAGGTTGTTAAGGTCCTCCTCGTCATCGACGACGACGATCCGCTTCCCGGTGAAGTCATACCCCTTGAATTTTCCCTGGACCTCCTTGTCTACCTCGCTTCCCGTATCGATGGGGAGGCGAATGATGAAGGTGGAGCCCCTGCCCGCCTCGCTCTCCACCTCGATGGTTCCGTTGTGGTCGTGGATCACGCCGGCCGCCACCGAAAGCCCCAGGCCCGTCCCCGGAATGTGCGAATGGCCCAGGGGGCCCTTCGTCGTGAAAAAGGGCTCAAATATCCGGTCCTGCAGCTCGAGGGGAATACCCGGACCAAAGTCCTGGATCTTCACCACGGCAAAATCCTCTTCCTTGCCCGTTTCGATTCGAAGCTTCTTCTCCTGGCTGTACAGCATCGCATGGCGCGCGTTGATTATGATGTTCATGAACGCGAGGCTGATCTTGTTCTCGTCCAGGAAAAGCTCTTCTATGGGCTCTCCCTTCGTAATCTCGACCTCTATGCCCTCGGACAGCAGCTCGGGACGAAGTATCCTCACGCAGTCGTCGAGTATATTCTCGATCCGTATGAGCACCCGGCGGGAGGGCTTCTTGTTGGCGAAAATGAGGAGCTGGTCTATAAGATGGCTCGCGCGCTTTATGATCTTGAGTATGGTGGAGAGATCGTCCACTCCCTGCTCCGAGAGGATCTCCTGCGCCAGGACGAGCTCGACGAGCCCGAAGATGCCGGCGTTCATGTTGTTGAACTCGTGCGCGATCCCCGCGGTAAGCGTGGTGATGGTGAGGTTTTTCTCGAGCTCGACGAGCTTCTCGCGCGCGAGGAGGTCCTTGTCCATTACCACGTGCAGGTACACGGTCTCCCCACCCTCGGTCTCAGCGGGGACCACCCTGCAGCGCACCTCTTCCTCACCGTTCTCGACGCGTATATTCTGCCGCACCGTTTCGATCCGCCCTACCCCGGGTGCCCTGCCCGTGCGGATGGGGCAGCCATCCTCGCGCTTCCCGCAGTTGACGAACACCTCCTCGCAGTATTTGCCGACGACGTTCCGGTCCCTGTAAATCCTGCGCGCGTAGGGATTGAGTTCGAGTATTTTTCCGTTACGGTCGATGATCACCGCCACGCTGGGAATCGAGTTCAGGACGTGCCGGTAATCGAATGTGAGCTTGTTCTTCATACCATGTAAATCCAATACACTAATGTTATACCCCGTTGCCCATAAATCCACAAAATAACGTTCCTCCCGGTTAAATTTAGGGAGCCGCGCGGCCGCCTGCACGGCGTCATTAGTGTTGACAGTCGTGAATACGGACCGCATAATCGCGGGCGAAAGGGGAAATTGATCGATGATACCGGGAATAGCCGGCGGCGGCGCGATGGGGGCGCTCTTCGCGTATTTTTTCCAGCGGGCGGGTATGGAATGGCGCCTGTACGAAACCTCGGATGTGGTGAGGAGATCCTTCCGGCAGGGCGTCAGCGTGAAATTCGGGGGGGCTGATACGCTCCTCGCGGGAAACGTGTCCGGCGACCCGGGGATACTGTCCGGCTGTGGAATGGTGCTCCTGTTCGTAAAGAGCTATTCCACGGCGGATGCCATCGCAGCCATTGCCCCGTCCCTCGATCGCGACGCTGTCGTGGTGAGCCTGCAGAACGGGCTCGGAAACGCCCAGGTGATCGCCCGTGCCGTGGGCACCGGCCGCCTGGTATACGGGTCCACAGTGATAGGCGCCGCCAAGACGGACCCCCATACCGTCGTTCACGGCGGCGGGAGCAGGGTCACCATAGGAGGCGCGAACGCGGACGCGACCGGGCGCGTGGATCGCGCGCTCACCCGCGCGGGGCTGGACGTCATGGTGAGCGCAA harbors:
- the glgX gene encoding glycogen debranching enzyme GlgX; protein product: MAGPASPARVTLPGYPLPLGVKLDRNGAQFSLFSRNATAVSLVLFAADNGMTEEIAFDPLRNRTGDIWHIWAEGIREGQLYGYRIDGPYDPERGFRFNRNKLVLDPYARSVSGNFKWDLSDARGFDTAHPVQDLSYSTVDSAPGAPKCVIVNTDFDWFDRQLGTPMKDTVIYELHVKGFTAHTSSKTDYPGTFRGLTDKIPYMKELGVTAVELMPIQEFDEEENVNVNPRTGEKLKNYWGYSTISFFAPRGRFSHSGRMGEQYQEFKEMVYEFHKAGIEVILDIVFNHTAEGDHLGPTLCFRGIDNTVYYMLQENRRFYKNLSGCGNTFNCNHPFVRDFILDCLRYWVIEMRVDGFRFDLASILGRDQEGNMQANPPLLERIAEDPILRNAKIIAEAWDAGGAYQVGDFPGRWAEWNGKYRDDVRRFWRGESGSAGSFATRLMGSRDLYFGKQSPLHSVNFITCHDGFTLNDLVSYARKHNKENGEENRDGENYNISMNFGIEGAAATPLVERLRARHAKNLLATLFLSQGVPMLLAGDEFRRTQRGNNNAYCQDNEISWVDWSGPQRHEGIARFTRLIMRFRREHPLLRRGDFFTGEAYGGLSSPDVTWHGVKAWEPDWSDDSRFTACMLNGEYARLESGRSCPDIYMAFNASLCGRFTQIPPSPSGARWRRVVDTSLPSPADILEPGTGQPLEGDRYYVQRLSVLVLVAP
- a CDS encoding cyclic nucleotide-binding domain-containing protein; its protein translation is MVSTQFKVESYIEKSFITVEGKRDSNNFYIVKNGKAKVMKENPVAGEDPFSILGPGDFFGVISCMSGHARIETAVALTNVSLISVEREQFGILIQKNPAVAMKIIRFFSKKLRDFDQAITHLTFKTTAEEDPEHLFSTGEYYLKKRILNHATYAFQRYIQYCPNGPNRDNAIQRLKALKAALKVPDSPQNGGMNRSYRDNTMIFCENEPGNELYIIQAGKVKITKLVDEEVLLAVLKPGDIFGEMALLENRPRSASAITFGDVTLLAINKANFENMVQQQPQLASRLIQLLSERIWTAYRQLENLMIKDPLGRIYDTLLIQIEKQKIKLQPKTPHNFEFGLKELFHMVGIPPEKAEALSVQLLEDKHIRLEDGKILCSDMEELEKNVQFYRKKAVMEKKREERKNS
- the leuD gene encoding 3-isopropylmalate dehydratase small subunit produces the protein MKLTGNAWKFGDDVNTDEIIPARYLTTSDPVELAKHCMEDADPDFMRKIAKGDIIVAGKNFGCGSSREHAPISIKAAHLSCVIADSFARIFYRNSINIGLPIVESREAALDIAPGDRIEVDLDSGEIFNRTKGKSYKSKPFPPFMQDLISKGGLMNKVRSELQGKEQGRGRG
- the leuC gene encoding 3-isopropylmalate dehydratase large subunit, translated to MAMTITEKILAAHCGRDRVEPGDLIEASVDLVLGNDITAPIAIKEFNELGIDRVFDPGKIALIPDHFTPNKDIQSAQQVKVLRDFARAQGILHFYDVGRVGVEHALLPELGLVRPGMLIVGADSHTCTYGALGAFSTGVGSTDMAAAMATGKAWFKVPESMMFVFKGTLRPYVSGKDLILHTIGDIGVDGALYRAMEFSGDAISGLSVEGRLTMANMAVEAGGKNGIFAADGKTIEYVKSRSTCGFQAYESDPLANYAEVREYDASRIEPLVAYPHLPENTKPARESGVLIDQVVIGSCTNGRIEDLREAAAVLRGRTVHRDVRLIVIPATQEIYRQAMKEGLFDVFIDAQGVVSAPTCGPCLGGHMGILAEGEKCVATTNRNFVGRMGHPKSEVYLANPAVAAASAVLGRIAHPDELQ
- a CDS encoding hybrid sensor histidine kinase/response regulator codes for the protein MRSVFTTVNTNDAVQAAARLPKFNREERYFVDLWATGYNISVLDLHGMKNKLTFDYRHVLNSIPSVAVIIDRNGKILELNPYARRIYRDRNVVGKYCEEVFVNCGKREDGCPIRTGRAPGVGRIETVRQNIRVENGEEEVRCRVVPAETEGGETVYLHVVMDKDLLAREKLVELEKNLTITTLTAGIAHEFNNMNAGIFGLVELVLAQEILSEQGVDDLSTILKIIKRASHLIDQLLIFANKKPSRRVLIRIENILDDCVRILRPELLSEGIEVEITKGEPIEELFLDENKISLAFMNIIINARHAMLYSQEKKLRIETGKEEDFAVVKIQDFGPGIPLELQDRIFEPFFTTKGPLGHSHIPGTGLGLSVAAGVIHDHNGTIEVESEAGRGSTFIIRLPIDTGSEVDKEVQGKFKGYDFTGKRIVVVDDEEDLNNLLTRALASKGADAVSLYSGTQALEYLAANEVELLLLDIQMPDINGWNVLGGLAFNDTRPRVILISGNHMVLGAADEGLVDRVLVKPFGLDDLFRAVSEVLGLRRKKI
- a CDS encoding 2-dehydropantoate 2-reductase; this encodes MIPGIAGGGAMGALFAYFFQRAGMEWRLYETSDVVRRSFRQGVSVKFGGADTLLAGNVSGDPGILSGCGMVLLFVKSYSTADAIAAIAPSLDRDAVVVSLQNGLGNAQVIARAVGTGRLVYGSTVIGAAKTDPHTVVHGGGSRVTIGGANADATGRVDRALTRAGLDVMVSATPEEIVWRKAIINAAINPLGALLDVPNGALLDLPGVADLQDAIVTEAAAVARARGLGFDTASLRREVSEVCASTAKNLCSMLQDLRAGRRTEIQAINGAIAAFGEESGIPVPYNRALTLLVLAKESASSR